The Bradyrhizobium diazoefficiens genome window below encodes:
- a CDS encoding HU family DNA-binding protein: protein MTKMTKNQLIDAIAQGAQVSKGDVKAVIEQLAIVGYKELNEAGEFVIPGFVKMSVVNKPATEARSGVNPFTKEPMEFAAKPASKSLKASPLKVAKDAVAT from the coding sequence GTGACCAAGATGACCAAGAACCAGCTCATCGACGCAATTGCTCAAGGAGCGCAGGTTTCCAAAGGTGACGTAAAGGCCGTCATCGAGCAGTTGGCGATCGTCGGCTACAAGGAGTTGAACGAGGCTGGCGAGTTCGTCATCCCCGGGTTCGTCAAGATGTCGGTCGTGAACAAGCCTGCGACCGAAGCGCGCAGCGGAGTCAATCCTTTCACCAAGGAGCCGATGGAGTTCGCAGCCAAGCCGGCCAGCAAGTCGCTCAAGGCGTCACCGCTCAAGGTTGCTAAAGACGCAGTCGCGACATGA
- a CDS encoding Fic family protein — MENTPKYRFSEPVTTFHGSRLPERATPVGYAALIDALGLKVPMPRTLSAVGPRHKAYQQDGWHIYTPRHAPLASLEGHLTFALKYEGLDLLILKALFQASGPEPIEAMVRGTPTGTYARRSWFLYEWLLGKTLDLPAAEKGTYVLVVDPDLQWTAAAVTSTRHRVKSNLPGTPSFCPMIFRTETLREFTKRNLPARAREVIADLPADVLARTAAFLLLKDSRSSFEIEGEHPPQERIQRWGRAIGEAGRKPIDLDELLRLQRIVIGDDRFVLLGLRNEGGFVGDRDRDSGAPLPDHISARHEDLPSLIEGLVAFDRKAAPDLDAVLAAAVLAFGFIYIHPFADGNGRLHRYLIHHILAERGFNPPGMVFPVSAAILDRINDYRRTLESYSVRLLPFIKWESTDKGNVRVLNETADFYRFFDATPHAEFLYECVARTIDVDLPAEARYLEAYDTFRRSVTEIVDMPDGTVDLLFRFLRQNTGVLSKRGRENEFAKLTDDEITKVEASYRNAFPK; from the coding sequence ATGGAAAATACCCCAAAATATCGTTTTTCAGAGCCTGTAACGACTTTTCACGGCTCGAGGCTGCCCGAACGCGCCACGCCGGTGGGATACGCGGCGCTGATCGACGCCCTCGGCTTGAAAGTTCCGATGCCGCGCACGCTATCCGCCGTCGGCCCCCGCCATAAGGCATACCAGCAAGACGGTTGGCACATTTACACGCCACGCCACGCGCCGCTGGCCAGCCTTGAAGGACATCTGACCTTCGCCCTCAAATACGAAGGGCTGGACCTGCTGATCCTCAAAGCCCTGTTTCAGGCAAGCGGACCAGAGCCGATCGAGGCCATGGTCAGGGGCACGCCGACCGGCACCTATGCCCGACGGAGCTGGTTTCTGTACGAGTGGCTGCTCGGCAAGACCCTCGATCTGCCGGCTGCAGAGAAGGGCACTTACGTGCTCGTTGTCGATCCCGATTTGCAATGGACAGCAGCCGCGGTTACCTCCACGCGTCACCGCGTCAAAAGCAATTTGCCTGGGACGCCGTCCTTCTGCCCGATGATCTTCCGGACAGAGACCTTACGTGAATTCACCAAACGCAACCTGCCGGCGCGCGCACGTGAGGTCATTGCCGACTTGCCCGCCGACGTGCTGGCGCGCACGGCCGCCTTCCTGCTGCTAAAGGACTCGCGCTCAAGCTTTGAGATCGAAGGCGAGCATCCGCCGCAGGAGCGCATTCAACGCTGGGGTAGAGCCATTGGCGAAGCCGGGCGCAAGCCGATCGACCTCGACGAACTGCTGCGCCTGCAACGCATCGTCATCGGCGACGATCGCTTTGTGCTGCTGGGCCTGCGCAACGAGGGGGGCTTTGTGGGCGACCGGGACCGCGACTCCGGCGCGCCCTTGCCGGACCATATCAGCGCAAGGCACGAGGACCTGCCGTCCTTGATCGAGGGGCTGGTCGCGTTCGACCGCAAGGCAGCGCCGGATCTGGACGCGGTCCTTGCCGCCGCAGTCCTCGCCTTCGGGTTTATCTATATCCACCCGTTCGCGGACGGCAACGGCCGCCTGCACCGCTATCTGATCCATCATATTCTGGCGGAACGCGGCTTCAATCCGCCGGGCATGGTGTTTCCAGTCTCCGCCGCTATTCTGGATCGCATTAACGATTACCGGCGCACTCTTGAAAGCTATTCGGTCCGCCTGCTGCCTTTCATCAAATGGGAGTCGACAGACAAAGGGAATGTTCGGGTCCTCAACGAGACGGCCGATTTCTATCGTTTTTTCGACGCCACGCCTCACGCCGAATTCCTCTATGAATGCGTGGCAAGGACGATCGATGTCGATTTGCCGGCGGAAGCCAGATATCTGGAAGCTTACGACACATTCAGGCGTAGCGTGACGGAGATCGTCGACATGCCGGACGGCACCGTCGACCTGTTGTTTCGCTTCCTGCGCCAGAACACGGGTGTTCTGTCGAAACGTGGCCGGGAAAACGAATTTGCCAAACTGACCGACGATGAGATCACCAAGGTCGAGGCGAGTTACAGGAATGCGTTTCCTAAGTAA